CAACACCGGAGGCCTATCGCGAGGCTGTACGCGACGTGCAGCTCTTCCTCGACGGAAAAGAAAGCGAGTTAGAAGGACGTCTGCGAGAGCGCATGGCCGAAGCCGCTGCCGCAGAACAGTATGAGCTTGCCGCACGGATGCGTGACCAGCTCATCACCGTGCAGCAATTGCAGGAGAAACAGCGCATTGCCAGTACGGAAAACGAGGACGCGGACGTCTTCGGCTTCCACTTCGAGAAAGAGATGCTGGCGGTCAACCTCTTCCATATGCGGTCGGGCAAGATCGTGGATAAGCGCGACTTCTTCTGGGAAGACCTGCCTGACTTCAGTTTTCTGGCGGAAGACCCGGAGGAGAGTGACGAGACGGAGGACATGGAAGCGCTCGGCCCCGGAGGCGCTCCAGAAGCAGCTGTGGAGGCAACGATCGAACGGCCCGCGTTCTCTCCGTCAGCCTTCTTCTCTGCCCTATTGAAGCAGGTGTATCTCGATCAACCGTATGTTCCCAAGCATATCTACGTCCCGGTCGATTTCCCTGACCGCACGGCGCTGGCCTCCCTGCTCTCAGAGCGGACTGGGCACAAGATTGAGCTGGCCGCACCGCAACGCGGAGACAAGCGTTCATTGGTCGATCTGGTATGCCAGAACGCCAAGCAGGCTTATGATCAACGGTTCCGCACGCTGCAGCCGACCAACAAGGCCATTGCGGAAGCATTGCAGGATGCACTGAGCCTGGAGGAACCACCGCGGCGTATCGAGTGCTTCGACATCTCCCACATCCAGGGAGCGGAGACGGTTGCCAGCATGGTGGTGTGGGAAGACGGCGCGATGAAGAAGTCGGACTACCGCAAGTTCAAGGTTAAGACCGTGAGCGGTGTCGACGACTTCGCCTCCATGCGCGAGATTGTGCATCGCCGGTACTCACGCCTGCTGGAAGAGAAGAAAGACCTTCCATCGCTAATCCTGATCGACGGCGGCCTGGGACAGCTTCACGCAGCCTATGCCGCACTGGAACAGCTCGGGCTAACGCTGCAGCCGCTGGCCTCCATCGCGAAGCGCGAAGAGATTGTCTATGTCTATGGTCAGGAGGATGAGCCAGTGGTGCTGGACCGGCGTTCTCCAGTTCTGCATCTGATCCAGAAGATCCGCGATGAATCGCACCGGTTTGCGATTACCTACCACCGCAAACGCCGCGAGATGCGTGACCGCGATTCGGAGCTGCTGGCAATCCCGGGTGTTGGTCCACGGACACGCCAGCGGCTGCTGGAGCACTTTGGATCGCTGCGCGGCATCAAGCAGGCCGGCCCGGATGCCTTGTCGGCCGTCGTGAGTCCAGCGACTGCGGAGAAGATCCGGAATTACTTCCAAGCGGAGAACGAAGCAGCTGTCGATACGGCGCTGCGGGTCATTCAGTAAAACTGCCTCTCTGGGCCACGTACCTGAGCCGCCCAAAATCGATATTCTTAGAGTGTGAGTACTGCTGCTGAGCTTCATGCCGAATCGATCTCCTTTCAGGATCACTCCGAGAACTCCGGCCCCTTCGATATCGTGGGCGATGTTCACGGATGTATCGATGAGCTGAGGGAGTTATTGGGAACGCTTGGATACCAGGTGGGCGATGATCTCTCCATCACATCCCCGGACAAGCGCAGGCTGATCTTTGTCGGCGACCTCGCGGATCGCGGCCCGGGAATCCCGGAGGTCTTTCGTCTGGTATCCACGGCGATGGCACAGGGCAAGGCCTTCTCTGTCGCCGGAAACCACGATGTGCGGCTCGCGACAGCTCTGTGCGGCAAGACGCTGCCTTTGACCTTCGGGCTGGCCGATTCGCTGGAACAATTCGGCCGGCAGTCGCCGGAGTTCACAAAGCAGATGGCGATCTTCATCAAGCGGCTGCCGGGGCATCTGATCTTCGACCATGCCAGGCTTCTGGTCGCTCACGCCGGCCTGAAGGAATCCATGCATCGCGCCGCCACCATCCAGGCGCGGGAGCTGGCAATTCATGGAGAGAAGACCGGAGTCCGCGATCAGTGGGGCGAAATCCGTTATCCGTGGGCGGCAGAGTACAAAGGGGACCCGCTAATCGTCTTCGGGCATACTCCAGTGGAGAGCCCTGTGATCCTGAACAACACCATCAACATCGACACCGGGTGTGTCTTCGGCGGCAGATTAACGGCGCTGCGTTATCCGGAGTGTGAGTTTGTCTCGGTTCCGGCGAAGCGTAAGTACTACGAACCGACGCGACCATTTCTTCCGGACGATCCCCGGCTGCTGGTTGGGTAAAGACTGGTGGGAGCAGCGGGCTTCAGCCCGCTGATAAAGTGTGAAAAGAAGATGGGCTTCAGCCCTGGGCTCTCTTCCTTGATTGAGGAAAAGCCCCAGGGCTGAAGCCCTTTTCGTGTGTTGAGCCGATAGACCGTGGGCTAAAAGCCCACGTCTATACCCAGCCAGTGAAGCTGGCCGGGGACCCCGATGCTTCCACCGGATTCGAGCGAAGCTCGAATGTCCCACTCACGCTACGCGTGAATGGGGCACCCAGTGAGTTGGCACATCGACTTGCACGCCAACATTCAACTTGCAGCTCAACGAGCCGAAACCTTCTTCGCCTCTTCCGCCAGCATGCCTCCTGCAACCTCGTGAGCCCGTGTCGACGGATGCCCTTCGTGATAGAAGAAGTACTTCTCCGGGCTCGCGCACGGTGTGGGGTCTTCGTTACGGAGCACGCGGCCGGCGCAGCGGTCCGTCGTATTCGTAATGCCGTACTTCGCGGGGTTTGTAATCACCTCATCAAGAAATGCGCCCCAGTTGCTGGTGGCAATCTCGATGTCGGCATGGCGACGCTTCATCTCATCCGGGATACCGCGCAGTGCCGGGTTGACGCGGATACCCTGCTGCGCGAACTGCGGAATCTTCTCCGGAAGAATCGCCACCGTGAAGCGTCGTGCGCCCAGACCATAGAGCGTCTCGATCTCATCCTCAATGTCCTGTGCGCTGGTATCGATGGGCAAGGTCCTATCATTCAAACCGCCTGCGAAGAAGAACATCGTCCGCTTCGGATCGAAGGTGACGAGACCAGCTTGCATCAATTCGCGGAACTGCCCCACCTGGAGTTGCATGCCGTAGCCGATGATCTCGCCGTGCTTATCGATACGGCCGAGTCCGCCATCGGTACGGGCGCCACTGACGGCAAAGTTCACGCTTGCCCCGGCCCACGACTTGAGCGGTATCACCAGGTCGATACCGAGATCTTTGGCCATGTACCAGACCGCCGTGGGGCCGTTGCCGTCAACATATCCGGCTCCGGTATCGGAGTAGCTGTCACCGAAGACAAAGAGCTGGTCATACGGGCGAGACGCCTTTTGCGCCTGAAGCGCAACGGGGCCAAGACAGAGCAGGAGAGCAAGCTTCCGGAGTGCATGCATGCGGCCATGCTACGACAGCAGCGTGTCAGTAGAACATTTTCCCTGTAGGTGTAGTGTAGGGCTTCCACATCTATGGGCGTTTTCCGCAATGAAAACGCCACTGCGCCCCTCTTCCGGCATACCCAGTAACAGGGAAAATGCTCTAGTCCTGGTTGTCCGCGTCGCTGAGATTTTTGAAGGTATTGCAGGCGCCTATAGCGCCATCCTGCAGGCCGCGCTCTAACCACTGCTGCCGCTGCGCGGAAGAACCGTGCGTGAACCGCTCAGGGCTGACGGCCCGGCCGGCCATCTTCTGGAGATGATCGTCGCCTACCGCTGCCGCGGCCTTCATGCCGTCCGCAATATCACTCGTATGAACGTGGCCGCGCTGTTCGGCGGAGTGCGCCCACACGCCGGCGAAGCAGTCCGCCTGTAGCTCCAGCGCGACGGAAAGTTGGCTCCGCTGCTCCGGACGCGCATACATCAGGCGCTGCACATTGCTCTCAATTCCCAGCAACCGCTGTATATGGTGGCCGATCTCGTGCGTGACAACGTAAGCCTCCGCGAACTCGCCGGTGCCACCGCCGAAGCGCTGGAGCTCATCCCAGAAGCTGAGATCGATATAGACCTTCTGATCGACCGGGCAGTAAAAGGGGCCGGTGGCTGCCTGCGCCGTGCCGCAGCCGGAGTAGGTGGTATCGCGGAAGAGGACAAGCTTCGCATGCCGGTAGGTCTTGCCGTTCTGCTGGAAAATCTGCTCCCAGGTCTTCTGCGCATCGTCCAGGGTCCAACTGATGAGCTGCACACTGTGCTTCTCCGCCTGAGTCTCCTCGATCGGCCCTGCGGAACGCCTCTCGGAGGGCTGCGAGGGAGCATGACCGCCGCCGAAGAAACCACCAAGGAAGTTACGGCCTGTGACCAGGCTGAGGATCAGCAGCAGGACAAAGCCGCCAATGCCGAGACCTCCCCCCATGCCTCCGAAACCGAAGCCGCCTCCGCCGCCGCCCGAGTCATCGCCTCGCCGGTCTTCGATATCGTCACTGGTGCCGCCAGGTGTCCAGTCCATGATCGTCCCCTATTCCGTAATCTTAGATGCTGAGGGTGTGTCGCAAGGAACCGCAACACGATTCCTTGCGTATCCTTAGGCGCATGGCAGCATCCGTGATCGTCCGCCCCGCTGACCCTACACTCTTGCAGGCCATAAGGCTTGCAACGATCTTCGCCCTCATCAAGCTGGCCATCCACGTCGGCACTAACCTGCTGGAGCCAGCGATAGGCTACGGCTACTTCCGCGACGAGTTTTATTACCTGATCTGCGGCCGGCATCTCGCGTGGGGATATGTGGACCATGGGCCCGTAGTCGCGGTACAGGCGCGGCTGGCGGAGTTGCTCTTCGGGCATTCCCTGGCGGGCATCCGCATGTTCTCAGCCCTGGCGGGAGCGGCTCGTGTTTTTCTGACGGGCCTGCTGGCCTGGGCGCTTGGCGGACGCCGGCCGGCGCAGGGCCTGGCGATGCTGTGCGTGTTGTGTGCGCCACAGTACCTGGGCCTCGACAGCTTTCTCTCGATGAATTCTTTCGAGTCGATGTTCTGGATGACCTGCCTGCTGGCGCTGATCCTGCTGCAGCGGAATCTCTGGCCACCGCAACGGGCGTGGATCGTCCTCGGCGTCTCGGCAGGGCTGGGGCTCCTGAACAAACCCTCGATGATGTTCTTCCTGATCGCTGTCGGGCTGGCACTGCTGTGCACACCGCAGCGGAAGCTGCTGTTCACGCGTCATGCGGCGATGGGCATTGCCCTGCTGCTTCTGATCGCGAGCCCGAACGTCATCTGGCAGGCAGTTCATCACTGGCCAACATTGGAGTTTCTGGAGAATGGACGCAAGGGTGGCAAGAATATCTCACTCGGCTTTCTGGCCTTCTTCCTGGCGCAGTTCAAAAACGTGAATCCAGTGGCTGCTTTCGTATGGATTCCCGGAGTCGTTTTTCTACTGCGCCGCGCACAGTGGCGCTGGCTGGGGCTGACCTGGGTCTTTACCTACGCCATGATGTTTGTCCTGCATGCGAAGGACTACTACCTGGTGCCGGTCTATCCCATCGCCTTTGCCGCCGGTGGTCTGGCATGGGAGGCACGCTTTGCGACACGCAAGGCAGTCCACTGGGACTATCCCATCGCCTTCCCCATACTGTCAGGCTTGATTGCGCTGATCGCCATCATCTCGTTGCCGATGGCGATCCCGGTGCTTCCGGTGGAATCATGGCTGCGCTATATGAAGGCGACGCATCTCTACGACAGTTCCACCAATACTGAGACGGACAGTTCCGGAATGCTGCCGCAGTTTTATGCAGACCGTTTTGGATGGGACGAGCTCTCCGCGAAGATACGAGCTGCCTATCAGTCATTGCCTCCGGAAGACCAACGGAAGGCTGTGGTAACTGCTGGCAACTACGGCGAGGCGAGTTCCCTGCTCTTTCTCAATAAACCAGGTGAGATTCCTCCTGTAGTCAGCGGCCACAACACCCATTTCCTGTGGGGGCCACAGGGCGCTACCGGAGAGGTAGTCTTTTCCATCAATGCAGCAAAGCTTCCGGCCATGCTGGAGTACTACCAAAGCTGCACCGTGGTCGGACATCTGGATCATCCGTACGCGATGCCATTTGAGAACCGGCGAAACATCTACCTCTGCCGGAACAGGAAGAAAAACCTGACGGAGGATTGGGCAAGCTTCAAGCTCTACTACTAAAACAGTTAAAAAGTTGAAAGTTAAAAGTTGAAGAGGTATGGCAGTGGTTAGATGAAATGCTTGCCTGCCTTATAACAAGAGCTGGCTGGCGCTTGCCAATCGTTGGTGGAACTCTGTAGCGTCCTTGCTGTCCCCATGTCTTACATCTTTGCGCTTGCCGCGTTTGCGGGAATCCATTTTCTCGGTATGGCCTCGCCCGGGGCTTCATTTGTGAATACACTGCGGGCCTCGACGCAGTACTCGCGCGGAGTCGCTCTGTTTCATGCTCTGGGGTTGGCCGGCGCTGCCTTCGTCTGGGCGCTCGCGGCCGTGCTGGGTTTGCAGAGTGTTTTGACGACCGTGCCCGGACTCTTTCGCGGGCTGCAACTCTTTGGCGGCGTCTACCTCATGTGGCTGGCGGTGAATGCGTGGCGTCATGCCAACGTTCCCGCACACCAACGTGCCTCGCTCGAGCTGGGTTCAACCACCACCGGATTTGCTCTGTTCCGGAGAGGTCTGCTGACCAACCTGGGAAATCCGAAGGTGATGATCTTCTTTGCCAGCGTCTTTGCCGCTGTGTTGCATCCCGAATGGCCGATGTGGATACGGTTTGCGGCAGCACTACTGGTCTTTGTCGATGAGTTCACCTACTACACGAGCCTGACACTGCTGCTCTCCACACGTCGTGCGCAGCAGGCCTACCGGCATGCCAAGCCCGTCATCGACCGCGTCGCGGGAACGGCCCTGCTGCTCTTCGCGATGCGGCTCTTCTATCGAGCGCTCGAAAGCTGATTCCGTACACTGGAACACATGCATTATGCTGCCGCACTGCTTGCACTGGCCGGCGTTCATCTGCTCGCCGTCGCCTCGCCCGGACCCGCCTTTGTCGCCACCATGCGCGTCTCCATGCAACACCGCCGGCCGGTGGCCGCTGCACATGGCTTTGGATTAGGCTTTGCCGCGTTTCTATGGGGCGCGGCTGCTGTCTTCGGCGTGCAGATCATTCTGGCCAAAGCGGAGTGGCTCTACCGCATCATGCAGTTCGCCGGCGGAATATATCTCTGCTACATCGGCGTACAGTCGTGGCGTCACGCAAAGTCGAAAACATCGAATGGCGCCATCTCGGCTGCCCCCGATATGTCAGCCGGTACTGCCTTTCTACGCGGGCTTACGTTGAACCTTGCCAACCCGAAGGTCATTGTCTTCTTTGCCAGTATCTTCACGGCGGTGCTGCAGCCTTCGTGGCCACTGTGGCTGCGCGGCATCGTGCTGGCGATCGTCTTTGTAGACGAAGCCGGATACTACATCGGGTTGTCGCTGCTGCTCTCCACCCAGAAGGCACAGGCAGCATACCGGCGCGCCAAGACCGGCATTGAACGCACTGCCGGTACGGCGATGTTTATGTTCGGCGGGAAGCTGATCTACTCGGCAACGAGCAAAGGTTGAAAGTTGCAAGTTGAAGGTTGAAGACGTACGGCATGGGTAGGTGAAGCAATTGCCTACCCATTGCCTTTGTGCCGAAAAGCAAGTGTGTTCAACCTGCGAACGGAGTCAGCACTTCGACCGCTCCGCCGACATGGCGGCGGAAGCTGTGCAGCTCTTTTGCGTTCTGGTCGAGGAGGCGAACGATAATGGCGTCGTCCTTCGCTTCAAAGTCCGTAAAGCCGAGAACCTTGCTGCCCCACGGACCGCGCTTCTTTGGATCGGTCGTCCAATCAACGAGCTCAGCTCCACCGCCTCCCGAGATGACAAACGATGTTGGATGTCCGGCAAACTCCAGGTGTTGCAGGTCGTGGTCGTGGCCGGTGAGGTAAAAATCGACTTTGGCGTCGCGTAGCAGGTCGTCCCAGCGCTTGATCAGCAGATGGTTGTCCTTATGGATACCATTGCTGAAAAGTGGATGATGCGCGACGACGGCGACGAAGGGTGTGGTGCGCGGTTTGGCGAGCTCCTGTTTGAACCATGCCTCCTGCTCGTCCCGGTGCTCGCGTTTCATCGTGAAAGACCATGGCCATGGATCGCTCTTCGTTCCCGGCAGGTTTGAGTCCAGGCAGATGAAGGTCACGATCGGCTTCTCCTGGGGCCAGGTAAAGGTGTACCAGCGCGACGGCATGTACCATCGGGTTCCCTCGTGGCGCGAGGCGTAGCGGAGCTCCATCTCAACCTTGTTGCCGATCTTGTACTCGTAGTCGTGGTTGCCCAGCACAGCGTAGGCAGGCCCTGGAAAATGCGACTTGGGATACATCTGCTCGAACTGGCTCTGCCAGCGGGGCGAATCGTCACTGAGCGTACCGTACCAGTTATCGCCCAGCATAAACAGGCTCTCCGGGTGAATCTGACGGACGTCGACGTAGCTCTTCATCCCGTTGGCCGTGGCCACCTGCTGTTCGAGATACTTATCAGTACCCCAATCGCCGAGCATCAGCATGTGGGCGGCATTGCGATCCGGAGCGGGTGACGGAAGCTGGCCAAAGACGGCGCGCGGCTGGATCGCCGCCAATGCGGAGAAGGCCACCGTCTGCTTTAAAAACGATCGCCGGGATATGGAACCAGTCTTGCCCATCACTTCCTCATCAGACGCAGAAAACGGCCGGCGCGTCACCTTTAAATTGCCGGTTGGCCCATCTCACCATTGGAAGAGAAAGGCCTTAAGTGCCACTTAAGGCGGAGGGAGAACTGAGGCGATCCGATAACCTCCGGGAGGGCGTGCTACCCTCACTTCAACCCATGCCATCGCAGACCGCACCGCCAGCCGTCCACGCCGAATTGCCTCGTGTACTTGAAGCATCGCATGCCACAGCGCTGGTGATCGGCATCATCATCGGCTCAGGTATCTTTCTTGTACCGTCCGAGATGATGCGGGCCGTGGGCTCCTCGGCGATGGTGTACGTAGTCTGGATCGTCGGCGGCATCCTCTCACTCTTCGGAGCCATGACCTACGCGGAGATCTCCGCGACCCGCCCGCGCTACGGCGGCGAATACGCCTATCTGCGCGAGGCCTACGGCGACCTGACCGGCTTCGTCTTCATGTGGACGCAGGTGACAATCGCAAAGCCCTCGTCGATCGCATCGATTGCAAGCGGCGTTGTACGTGTGCTGGGAAACTTTGCCGTCTTCCACTTCTTCACCCAGCCGGTCTTTCCACACGTGGTTTGGGGACAGCTTGCCGCCATTGCCTTCACCTGGCTGATTACCGGCTTGAACATTCTTGGCACGCGCAAAGCGGGAAATACGCAGCGGCTGCTGCTCATCATGAAGGTCTTCCTGGTGCTTGGAGTTGTCGGCATCTGCTTCTTTGGCGGCCACGGCAGCGTTGCCAACTTCCATACTTCGTTCAGCGGAGCGCGCGGCGGCTTCTCCGGCTTCATGGTCGCTTTGATTGCGGCGTTGTGGGCCTATGACGGGTGGTCCGATGTCACGCACACCGCGGGCGAGATCAAGAATCCGAGCCGTTCACTGCCCTTCGCTCTTATCGCCGGAGTTGCCATCGTCGGCGTGCTGTACATGCTGACCAACGCAGCAATCCAATTCGTGCTGCCTGCGCTGGCGATTGCTCATGCCGATCGTCCTGCTGTAGCCGCCATGCTTACCAGCGCTCCGCCGATCGCGGCGACAATCTTCTCTGCCGTGCTGGCCGTCGGATACGGAAGCACCTTTATCGGATCATAATTGACCGGCGCACGTATCCCCTTCGCGGCGGCGCGCGATGGCCTGTTCTTCCGCTGGCTGGCATGGGTGCATCCGCGATTCAAAACGCCGGCCGCTGCGCTGATCTTGCAGGCGGTGCTGTGCAGCATTCTTCTGCTGCTGATCAACACCTTCCAGGGATTGTTTTCGCTGGCTATCTTTTCGGAGTGGCTGTTCTACGCGGCAGTGACGGCTTCAGTCTTTGTCTTCCGCAAGCGAGAACCGGATGCCCCGCGGCCCTATTCGGTAAACGGATACCCAGTGGTACCGGCGGTCTTTGTACTATGCGCGATTGTGCTGCTGGTGTTTTCAATCGTCGATCAGCCACGGAACTCTGGCATCGGAGCGGTGATTATCGCCTGCGGTGTTCCGCTGTATTACCTGCTCAAGCGTTTGGGCGTGTTGCGGCCTGCGGGAATCTCGCCATCAAGTGAAACGCTATAAATTCTGTAAAATCCGAGATCGGTATTTAGGGTGTATCAACAAATTCGTGGGTGCCCACCTCCATTGGGGACATGAACACCCAGATACGACTGTTCTACAACACTTCCTGCGCCAGCATCTCGTCCACCGTCTCGCGGCGGCGGATACGCTTTGCTTTACCGTTACGGACCAGCACTTCGGCGACGCGAGAGCGGGTGTTGTAGTTCGAGGCCAGCGACATGCCGTACGCTCCGGCATCGAGTAGGGCGACCAAATCTCCAGACTTGACCGCGGGCAGCTCACGATCACGGGCGAAGAAGTCTCCCGACTCACAGACCGGGCCAACGATGTCGGCAACAATGGTCTTCTTCGAACTCGACTGTTTCACCGGCACGATCTCGTGGTGTGCCTGGTAAAGCGCCGGACGGATCAGATCATTCATCGCGGCATCCGTAATCACGAAGGTTTTGGTGCCGTTGACCTTGGTATAGAGCACACGCGAAAGCAGTGTTCCTGCCTGGGCGACGAAGAAGCGGCCGGGTTCGAGCAGCAGATGCACATCGAGACCACCCATAGCCTTCTTCAGCGCATTCGCATACTCGTGCACCTTGGCCGCAGGATCGAAGTTGCCGGTGCCGTACTCAATGCCGAGGCCGCCGCCCGCATCGACGTAGCGGATATTGAGACCATCCTTTCGGAGCTGCTTCACCAGGTCCACGACACGGGCAAGGGCTGCGCCAAATGGCTCCGTCGAACGAATCTGCGACCCGATGTGAACAGACACACCCACCGGTTCAAGCCATTGCTCCTTTGCAGCACGGCGATAGACCTTGCGGGCGATACGGATGTCAATGCCGAACTTGTGTTCGCGCAGACCGGTGGAGATGTAGGGATGCGTCTCTGCAAAAACATCCGGATTCACGCGCAGAGCGATCCGCGCCTTCTTCTTCAGCTTCGCGGCTCGTTCCGCCAGCAGCTCAAGCTCGGCCTCGCTCTCGACGTTGAACATCAAGATGCCGGCCTTGAGAGCAAGATCCATCTCGGCGGCCTGCTTCCCAACACCGGAGAAGACCACGCGCTTGGCGGCATCGTTCGAGACACGCAAAACGCGCTCCAGCTCTCCGCCGGAGACGATATCGAAGCCTGTGCCGGACTGTGCCAGCAGCTTGAGAATCGCCAACGAAGAGTTCGCCTTTACCGCATAGCAGACCGTATGATCGACGCCGGCAAACTCACGGGCGAAGAGGTTCCGGCGCTCCAGGATCTGGTCGCCGGAGTAGACATAGAGCGGCGTTCCAAACTTCTGGGCGAGACCCTCCAGGGCGACGCCGCTGCAGGCGAGCGAACGCCCCTGGTAGGCAAAGGGACGGGCTTGATTCGTGGATTGTGTGTTGGTCGACTTCGGGGAGACAGCGTTTACCTTGGCCTTCACTTCGCTCACGGAACTCTCGTCGGCGGCCCTGCGGGCAGCGCGTAACTTTCTTCTGGAATTGCTATCCACAGGATGATGTACGCCACAACGCCAGTGCCACAGAGGACGACGGCAAGCAGCCAGGCCACGCGGACCATGCTGACATCCCAACCATAGCGGCGGGCGATGCCGAGACAGACACCGGCGACAACGCGGTTGGCACGCGGACGGGTAATGCCGTCAAAGTTGACGGGCGGGTTCGCGGCCGCAACATCACCGAAAGAGGCGACAGACGCACCGCAGGCAGAACAGAAGCTGGCCCCGGCGTTTACTTGCTTTCCGCATCGAGAACAGTACATGGTTACACTCCCATGGAAGAATTCCATTGTTTCATACGCTGCACGCTCTCTCTTCGTTCCATCAAAGCAGAAGGCCCGGCATTAGCCGGGCCTTCTGCTTTGTGAATCAGGGGAGGGCATCCTTTAGTAGCGGTAGTAACCGCGATAGTACGGACGGTAGTACGGGCGGTAATAGCCGCCGCCGTAGTAGTACGGTCCAGGTCCGCCAACAACCACCGCTCCGTAGGGATACGCATACGGATAGGGGTAGGGGTAACCATAAGGACGTGGCCCCATGGTCGGCGGTCCGCCGGCGGGTCCGGCTCCGTAGGCCAGGCGGTTGAGTTCCTGCTGGTCAACGGTCGCGACCGTTACTGGCTGCGAGACGCGGAAGCTGAGTACAGCCTCTCCAGGAACCCAGACGTTTCCGCTGGGGGTTGCGGCTGCCGCTCCCAGGCCAACGCCGCCCCCGACGCCGGCTCCGATAGCTGCTCCGGCTCCGCCGCCGGCAACGCCACCGATAATGGCACCGATAGCTGCTCCGCCAAGGGTGCTGTTCACGCTGGTGACGGCCTTGTCGCCACCGTTACGTGTCCACGGTTCGGAGGCGAGTGCGAACTCCTGTCCGCCAAGCGAGACTCCGGTAAGTTGCAGCGAGAGCGATCCGCGGCCCTTGAGGGTTCCGGCATTCGACACATTCGCAACCTGACCGTGGACGGTGGCTCCGCGCGGGATAGCAATCGCCCCATCGGCGACGATGTCCGCGACAACCGTTCCGTCAAAGCTCATGCCCGGCTGGGCATTGTGGCTGTCGAGCGGCTGGTTGATACGGACGGAGAGAACGGTTCCCGCAGGCACTGTGACCATACGGCCTGCCTGCTGGCCTCCACCCTGATAAGGCTGCTGCTGGTTAGGGTAGTTGCCCTGGGCCTGCTGCGGCGGAGCTCCAGGATACGGATACGGACCGTAGACACGGCGCTGGTACGGTCCGCGGGGAGCTGGATATCCCGGCTGTGCCTGGGGATACTGGGGCTGCTGGTCCGGCTGGGCTTGCTGATTCGGCTGGGCCGGGGGGGCGGCCTGCGGATCCATTGGCTGCTGGTTCTGAGCCTGCTGGTCAGCAGTAACGGGGGGATACTGCTGCGGCTGGGCCTGACCTGGCTCGTTCTGCGCTTCAGCAATAGCCGCCACGCCGGCATCTTCTGGATTCGGAGCTGCGGCCGTGTTGGCCGGAACCGCTCCGAGGGCGAGT
This genomic window from Terriglobus albidus contains:
- the uvrC gene encoding excinuclease ABC subunit UvrC, yielding MDLLAKIRTLPTKPGCYLYKNAEGEVIYVGKAKNLRARVRSYFLAASQANAKTGSLMREAVDIDYIQVANEHEALALENNLIKQRKPRFNILLRDDKTYPYIKLTLGDRYPKVFVTRRLKKDGSAYFGPYFPGNLAYRLVDLIHRSFLIPSCKVDLSRYHSRACLQYYIKRCLGPCVEGFTTPEAYREAVRDVQLFLDGKESELEGRLRERMAEAAAAEQYELAARMRDQLITVQQLQEKQRIASTENEDADVFGFHFEKEMLAVNLFHMRSGKIVDKRDFFWEDLPDFSFLAEDPEESDETEDMEALGPGGAPEAAVEATIERPAFSPSAFFSALLKQVYLDQPYVPKHIYVPVDFPDRTALASLLSERTGHKIELAAPQRGDKRSLVDLVCQNAKQAYDQRFRTLQPTNKAIAEALQDALSLEEPPRRIECFDISHIQGAETVASMVVWEDGAMKKSDYRKFKVKTVSGVDDFASMREIVHRRYSRLLEEKKDLPSLILIDGGLGQLHAAYAALEQLGLTLQPLASIAKREEIVYVYGQEDEPVVLDRRSPVLHLIQKIRDESHRFAITYHRKRREMRDRDSELLAIPGVGPRTRQRLLEHFGSLRGIKQAGPDALSAVVSPATAEKIRNYFQAENEAAVDTALRVIQ
- a CDS encoding metallophosphoesterase; translated protein: MSTAAELHAESISFQDHSENSGPFDIVGDVHGCIDELRELLGTLGYQVGDDLSITSPDKRRLIFVGDLADRGPGIPEVFRLVSTAMAQGKAFSVAGNHDVRLATALCGKTLPLTFGLADSLEQFGRQSPEFTKQMAIFIKRLPGHLIFDHARLLVAHAGLKESMHRAATIQARELAIHGEKTGVRDQWGEIRYPWAAEYKGDPLIVFGHTPVESPVILNNTINIDTGCVFGGRLTALRYPECEFVSVPAKRKYYEPTRPFLPDDPRLLVG
- a CDS encoding SGNH/GDSL hydrolase family protein gives rise to the protein MHALRKLALLLCLGPVALQAQKASRPYDQLFVFGDSYSDTGAGYVDGNGPTAVWYMAKDLGIDLVIPLKSWAGASVNFAVSGARTDGGLGRIDKHGEIIGYGMQLQVGQFRELMQAGLVTFDPKRTMFFFAGGLNDRTLPIDTSAQDIEDEIETLYGLGARRFTVAILPEKIPQFAQQGIRVNPALRGIPDEMKRRHADIEIATSNWGAFLDEVITNPAKYGITNTTDRCAGRVLRNEDPTPCASPEKYFFYHEGHPSTRAHEVAGGMLAEEAKKVSAR
- the ypfJ gene encoding KPN_02809 family neutral zinc metallopeptidase, whose translation is MDWTPGGTSDDIEDRRGDDSGGGGGGFGFGGMGGGLGIGGFVLLLILSLVTGRNFLGGFFGGGHAPSQPSERRSAGPIEETQAEKHSVQLISWTLDDAQKTWEQIFQQNGKTYRHAKLVLFRDTTYSGCGTAQAATGPFYCPVDQKVYIDLSFWDELQRFGGGTGEFAEAYVVTHEIGHHIQRLLGIESNVQRLMYARPEQRSQLSVALELQADCFAGVWAHSAEQRGHVHTSDIADGMKAAAAVGDDHLQKMAGRAVSPERFTHGSSAQRQQWLERGLQDGAIGACNTFKNLSDADNQD
- a CDS encoding ArnT family glycosyltransferase; the encoded protein is MAASVIVRPADPTLLQAIRLATIFALIKLAIHVGTNLLEPAIGYGYFRDEFYYLICGRHLAWGYVDHGPVVAVQARLAELLFGHSLAGIRMFSALAGAARVFLTGLLAWALGGRRPAQGLAMLCVLCAPQYLGLDSFLSMNSFESMFWMTCLLALILLQRNLWPPQRAWIVLGVSAGLGLLNKPSMMFFLIAVGLALLCTPQRKLLFTRHAAMGIALLLLIASPNVIWQAVHHWPTLEFLENGRKGGKNISLGFLAFFLAQFKNVNPVAAFVWIPGVVFLLRRAQWRWLGLTWVFTYAMMFVLHAKDYYLVPVYPIAFAAGGLAWEARFATRKAVHWDYPIAFPILSGLIALIAIISLPMAIPVLPVESWLRYMKATHLYDSSTNTETDSSGMLPQFYADRFGWDELSAKIRAAYQSLPPEDQRKAVVTAGNYGEASSLLFLNKPGEIPPVVSGHNTHFLWGPQGATGEVVFSINAAKLPAMLEYYQSCTVVGHLDHPYAMPFENRRNIYLCRNRKKNLTEDWASFKLYY
- a CDS encoding LysE family transporter, yielding MSYIFALAAFAGIHFLGMASPGASFVNTLRASTQYSRGVALFHALGLAGAAFVWALAAVLGLQSVLTTVPGLFRGLQLFGGVYLMWLAVNAWRHANVPAHQRASLELGSTTTGFALFRRGLLTNLGNPKVMIFFASVFAAVLHPEWPMWIRFAAALLVFVDEFTYYTSLTLLLSTRRAQQAYRHAKPVIDRVAGTALLLFAMRLFYRALES
- a CDS encoding LysE family translocator: MHYAAALLALAGVHLLAVASPGPAFVATMRVSMQHRRPVAAAHGFGLGFAAFLWGAAAVFGVQIILAKAEWLYRIMQFAGGIYLCYIGVQSWRHAKSKTSNGAISAAPDMSAGTAFLRGLTLNLANPKVIVFFASIFTAVLQPSWPLWLRGIVLAIVFVDEAGYYIGLSLLLSTQKAQAAYRRAKTGIERTAGTAMFMFGGKLIYSATSKG